One genomic window of Tatumella citrea includes the following:
- the rsxG gene encoding electron transport complex subunit RsxG — MLDAIRKNGVTLAVFAAVTTGMTAVINMVTKPTVEHQMALEQKALFDQVIPPSLYNNKLQQECYVVRDKALGNMDPHHLYLARKDGKPVAVALETTAPDGYSGAIQMLVGADFHGKVLGVRVVEQHETPGLGDKIELRISDWITHFSGVVLHGPDDTHFAVKKDGGDFDQFTGATITPRAVVNATKRTTLYIETLPSQLSSLPDCGETQ; from the coding sequence ATGCTCGATGCTATCCGAAAAAATGGTGTGACTCTGGCAGTGTTTGCTGCGGTCACTACCGGCATGACCGCAGTGATTAATATGGTGACCAAACCCACCGTTGAACATCAGATGGCGCTGGAACAAAAAGCACTGTTCGACCAGGTCATTCCTCCGTCGTTGTATAATAATAAGCTGCAACAGGAATGTTATGTGGTTCGGGACAAAGCCCTTGGGAATATGGACCCGCACCACCTCTACCTGGCCCGTAAAGACGGTAAACCGGTCGCTGTCGCACTGGAAACCACTGCACCTGATGGCTATTCCGGTGCAATCCAGATGCTGGTCGGCGCCGATTTTCACGGTAAAGTGCTTGGTGTCAGGGTTGTTGAACAACACGAAACACCGGGCCTGGGTGATAAAATTGAATTGCGCATCTCGGACTGGATCACTCATTTTTCCGGAGTGGTATTACATGGCCCTGATGACACACATTTTGCGGTTAAAAAAGATGGTGGTGATTTTGATCAGTTCACCGGTGCGACTATTACACCCCGGGCGGTCGTGAATGCCACAAAACGTACTACCCTGTATATTGAAACACTGCCATCGCAGCTGTCATCGCTGCCTGATTGTGGAGAAACTCAATGA
- the nth gene encoding endonuclease III, which translates to MNKEKRYQILSRLRDNNPHPTTELNFSSPFELLIAVLLSAQATDVSVNKATIGLFAKAPTPEKMLELGEDGVRECIKTIGLFNSKAANVIKTCQILVTQHQSQVPENREALEALPGVGRKTANVVLNTAFGWPTIAVDTHIFRVSNRTGFAPGKNVDLVEHKLLKVVPAEFKVDCHHWLILHGRYTCIARKPRCGSCLIEDLCEYREKTD; encoded by the coding sequence GTGAATAAAGAGAAACGTTATCAGATTCTTAGCCGGTTGCGGGACAACAATCCGCATCCGACGACTGAATTAAATTTTTCTTCCCCGTTTGAACTGTTAATAGCGGTGCTGTTGTCTGCTCAGGCAACAGATGTGAGTGTAAATAAAGCCACTATAGGGTTATTCGCAAAAGCGCCTACACCGGAAAAAATGCTGGAACTCGGTGAAGACGGTGTCCGTGAATGTATAAAAACTATCGGTCTGTTTAACAGCAAAGCCGCAAATGTAATTAAGACCTGCCAGATCCTTGTCACTCAACACCAAAGCCAGGTTCCGGAAAACCGGGAAGCGTTAGAAGCGTTGCCAGGTGTTGGCCGGAAAACGGCGAATGTTGTCCTGAACACAGCCTTTGGCTGGCCGACTATCGCGGTAGATACTCATATTTTTCGGGTATCAAACAGAACAGGCTTCGCACCGGGTAAAAATGTCGACCTGGTTGAGCATAAATTACTGAAAGTTGTCCCTGCTGAGTTCAAAGTAGACTGCCACCACTGGCTAATTTTACATGGACGCTACACTTGCATTGCCCGTAAACCTCGTTGTGGTTCCTGTCTTATTGAAGATTTATGCGAATATCGCGAAAAAACTGACTAA
- the fumC gene encoding class II fumarate hydratase, producing the protein MAVHRIEKDSMGPIEVPADKLWGAQTQRSLEHFRISTEKMPVALIDALAITKRAAAVVNQQLGLLPEQRSQAIIKAADEVLDGKHATEFPLAIWQTGSGTQTNMNMNEVLANRASEILGGERGMERLVHPNDDVNKSQSSNDVFPTAMHVAAVIALREHLIPQLNSLSGVLSDKSREFNDIVKIGRTHLQDATPLTLGQEISGWVAMLQHNLRHLEQSIPHLAELALGGTAVGTGLNTHPEYAVRVAAELADYTGQPFVTAPNKFEALSGCDALVHAHGSLKGLAASLMKIANDVRWLASGPRCGIGELSIPENEPGSSIMPGKVNPTQCEALTMVCCQVIGNDVAVNIGGASGNFELNVYRPMIIDNFLQSVRLLADGMDSFNHHCASGIEPNRQRISQLLNESLMLVTALNTHIGYDKAAEIAKTAHKQGTTLKDAALKLGYLTAEEFDLWVRPEDMVGSMKQ; encoded by the coding sequence ATGGCAGTTCATCGTATCGAAAAGGATTCTATGGGGCCGATTGAAGTTCCGGCCGATAAACTGTGGGGGGCTCAGACCCAACGTTCACTGGAGCATTTTCGGATTTCAACAGAAAAAATGCCGGTGGCACTGATCGACGCATTAGCCATTACTAAACGAGCAGCCGCAGTGGTAAACCAGCAACTGGGGCTGTTACCGGAACAACGTAGCCAGGCAATCATTAAGGCAGCAGACGAAGTGCTGGACGGAAAACATGCCACAGAATTTCCGCTGGCCATCTGGCAAACCGGGTCCGGCACTCAGACCAATATGAACATGAATGAAGTGCTGGCCAACCGTGCCAGTGAGATTCTGGGAGGAGAGCGCGGCATGGAACGGCTGGTGCATCCCAATGATGATGTTAACAAGAGCCAGAGTTCCAATGATGTTTTCCCGACCGCCATGCATGTCGCTGCTGTGATAGCCCTGCGTGAGCATCTGATTCCGCAACTTAACTCACTGAGCGGTGTACTGAGCGACAAATCCCGGGAATTTAACGATATTGTTAAAATTGGACGTACTCATTTGCAGGATGCCACGCCGCTGACACTGGGCCAGGAGATTTCTGGCTGGGTTGCCATGCTGCAACATAACCTGCGCCACCTGGAACAGAGTATTCCTCATCTGGCAGAACTGGCATTAGGCGGTACGGCGGTGGGTACCGGGCTGAACACTCACCCTGAATACGCGGTGCGGGTTGCTGCTGAACTGGCGGATTATACCGGCCAGCCTTTTGTTACCGCCCCGAACAAATTTGAAGCGCTGTCTGGCTGTGATGCTCTGGTTCATGCTCATGGTTCACTGAAAGGTCTGGCAGCATCGCTGATGAAAATTGCCAATGACGTTCGCTGGCTGGCTTCCGGTCCGCGCTGCGGGATTGGTGAACTTTCGATTCCGGAAAATGAACCGGGCAGTTCAATCATGCCTGGTAAAGTGAATCCGACTCAGTGTGAAGCTCTGACCATGGTGTGCTGCCAGGTGATAGGCAACGATGTGGCGGTGAACATTGGCGGCGCATCCGGTAATTTTGAGCTGAATGTCTACCGGCCAATGATTATCGATAATTTCCTGCAATCAGTCCGGCTGCTGGCTGATGGTATGGACAGTTTTAACCACCATTGTGCCAGTGGTATAGAGCCAAATCGCCAACGCATCAGTCAGCTGCTTAATGAGTCGCTGATGCTGGTAACCGCGCTGAATACCCATATTGGCTACGATAAAGCCGCTGAAATTGCCAAAACCGCCCATAAACAGGGAACAACGCTGAAAGATGCAGCGTTAAAACTGGGCTATCTGACTGCCGAAGAGTTCGACCTGTGGGTGCGGCCGGAAGATATGGTTGGCAGTATGAAGCAGTAA
- the rsxB gene encoding electron transport complex subunit RsxB, producing MTAIWIAIVSLSILGLVFGALLGYASRRFKVEEDPIVEQIDELLPQSQCGQCGYPGCRPYADAVGNHGEMINKCAPGGEQTMLKLAALLNVEPQPIDGDEEAKTPERKVAWIDEANCIGCTKCIQACPVDAIVGSTRAMHTVLTDLCTGCDLCVAPCPTDCIEMRPVATTTANWKWDLNTIPVRVIPVEHHA from the coding sequence ATGACCGCTATCTGGATTGCTATTGTTTCACTAAGTATTCTCGGGTTAGTGTTTGGCGCCCTGCTGGGCTATGCTTCACGCCGTTTTAAAGTTGAAGAAGATCCGATTGTTGAACAGATAGATGAGTTACTGCCTCAAAGCCAGTGCGGGCAATGTGGTTACCCCGGTTGCCGTCCTTATGCGGATGCAGTGGGTAATCATGGCGAAATGATTAATAAATGTGCCCCTGGTGGTGAGCAGACCATGCTGAAACTGGCTGCACTGCTGAACGTTGAACCGCAACCTATCGACGGCGATGAAGAAGCTAAAACTCCTGAGCGCAAGGTTGCCTGGATCGACGAAGCTAACTGTATTGGCTGTACCAAGTGTATTCAGGCATGTCCGGTGGATGCGATTGTCGGTTCAACGCGGGCAATGCACACTGTGCTGACGGATTTGTGCACGGGTTGTGATTTATGTGTCGCCCCTTGCCCGACGGACTGTATAGAAATGCGCCCCGTGGCAACCACCACTGCTAACTGGAAATGGGATTTAAACACCATTCCTGTCCGTGTTATTCCGGTAGAACATCATGCTTAA
- the rsxC gene encoding electron transport complex subunit RsxC — translation MLNLFSRFRSEKIWDFKGGIHPPEMKTQSNGTPLAELPLPAQFIIPLKQHLGQEGEILVQPGDKVLRGQPLTFGRGRMLPVHAPTSGTVTAITPHITAHPSGLSEACVFIRPDGEDRWTERQPIADYQQHDRRDIIRIIHEAGVAGLGGAGFPTATKLNGGLQGVKTLIINAAECEPYITADDRLMQDYADEILTGCRILSWLLHADQVLIGIEDNKPEAIRSLKQALGKNTDLIIRVIPTKYPSGGAKQLTKILTGLEVPHGGRSADIGVLMQNVGTAFAVKRAVINGEPLTERVVTLTGEAMARPRNVWGRIGTPVSHLLQQGGFLASDQQLVIMGGPLMGFTLPSLDVPMVKITNCLLAPSASEMGNNESEQSCIRCSACADACPAGLLPQQLFWYCQGADHDKARAYNLNDCIECGACAYVCPSNIPLVQYYRQEKAELHQIDLEAQRTAEAKARFEARQQRLERDKQAREAKHAEAKRRVSSSESNEINAAIARVKAKSAAAGEEVEVKAGAVPDNTAVIAQREARKAQARARQAEKAAQAEAVPDSVDDPRKAAVAAAIARAKAKKADHAEPVAEPATVATDSENDPRKAAVAAAIARAKAKKAAQAEPASEPEPVVADTEVDPRKAAVAAAIARAKAKKAAQAEPVNEPEPVVAETEVDPRKAAVAAAIARAKAEKAAQAEPVAADTEVDPRKAAVAAAIARAKAKKAAQAEPVNEPEPVVADTEVDPRKAAVAAAIARAKAKKAAQAEQPDEPAVAEDAPVIREPEVDPRKAAIAAAIARAKAKKAGQQGNALATPATHSESQHPATPVLQNTTSEE, via the coding sequence ATGCTTAATCTGTTTTCTCGTTTTCGCAGCGAAAAGATTTGGGACTTCAAAGGGGGAATTCACCCGCCGGAAATGAAGACTCAGTCTAACGGCACACCGCTGGCAGAACTGCCGTTACCGGCACAGTTTATTATTCCGTTAAAGCAACACTTAGGTCAGGAAGGTGAAATCCTTGTCCAGCCAGGCGATAAAGTGCTGCGTGGCCAGCCACTGACCTTTGGCCGGGGCCGGATGTTACCGGTGCATGCGCCAACATCCGGTACAGTGACTGCAATTACCCCACATATTACCGCCCATCCTTCCGGGTTATCTGAAGCCTGTGTGTTTATTCGTCCTGATGGTGAAGACCGCTGGACAGAGCGCCAGCCAATAGCTGACTATCAGCAGCACGATCGTCGTGACATTATCCGTATTATCCATGAAGCAGGTGTTGCCGGACTCGGCGGCGCCGGATTCCCGACAGCCACCAAACTCAATGGCGGCCTGCAGGGAGTTAAAACCCTGATTATTAATGCGGCTGAATGCGAACCCTATATCACCGCCGATGACCGGCTGATGCAGGATTATGCTGATGAAATTCTCACCGGATGCCGGATACTGAGCTGGTTGCTACATGCCGACCAGGTGCTGATTGGTATTGAGGATAATAAGCCGGAAGCGATCCGCAGTCTGAAACAGGCTCTGGGAAAAAACACGGATCTGATAATCCGGGTGATTCCTACCAAATACCCTTCCGGGGGCGCCAAACAGCTGACCAAAATTCTTACCGGACTCGAAGTTCCTCACGGTGGACGCTCAGCAGATATCGGCGTTCTGATGCAAAACGTAGGTACAGCTTTTGCCGTAAAACGCGCGGTCATTAACGGTGAACCACTGACAGAGCGTGTTGTGACACTGACCGGTGAAGCCATGGCCCGGCCGCGTAATGTTTGGGGACGTATTGGTACTCCTGTCAGTCATCTGCTGCAGCAGGGTGGATTTTTAGCCAGTGATCAGCAACTGGTGATTATGGGCGGGCCTCTGATGGGCTTTACCCTGCCATCGCTTGATGTTCCGATGGTGAAAATCACCAACTGCCTGCTGGCACCTTCGGCCTCCGAAATGGGCAATAACGAATCAGAACAGTCCTGTATTCGTTGCAGCGCCTGTGCTGATGCTTGTCCGGCTGGATTGTTGCCACAGCAATTGTTCTGGTACTGCCAGGGCGCAGACCATGACAAAGCCCGTGCTTATAATCTGAATGACTGTATCGAATGCGGTGCGTGCGCGTATGTCTGCCCAAGCAATATTCCGCTGGTGCAGTATTATCGCCAGGAAAAGGCTGAATTACATCAAATTGACCTGGAAGCACAACGCACTGCCGAAGCGAAAGCCCGCTTTGAAGCTCGTCAGCAGCGACTGGAACGTGATAAACAGGCCCGTGAAGCTAAACATGCAGAAGCAAAACGCCGGGTCTCTTCCAGCGAGTCGAATGAAATTAATGCAGCAATCGCCAGAGTAAAAGCTAAATCAGCTGCTGCCGGTGAAGAAGTTGAAGTCAAAGCCGGTGCAGTACCTGACAACACTGCTGTTATTGCTCAACGGGAGGCCAGGAAAGCCCAGGCCAGAGCCCGCCAGGCTGAAAAGGCCGCTCAGGCAGAAGCAGTACCTGATAGTGTTGACGATCCTCGTAAGGCTGCTGTTGCCGCGGCGATAGCCCGTGCTAAAGCTAAGAAAGCAGATCATGCTGAACCGGTGGCTGAACCCGCGACGGTTGCTACTGATAGCGAAAATGATCCCCGTAAAGCGGCTGTCGCCGCGGCGATTGCCCGGGCGAAAGCCAAAAAAGCCGCTCAGGCTGAACCAGCGAGTGAGCCAGAACCGGTTGTCGCTGATACCGAAGTTGACCCGCGTAAAGCGGCTGTCGCTGCGGCGATTGCCCGGGCTAAAGCCAAAAAAGCCGCTCAGGCTGAGCCGGTGAATGAGCCAGAACCGGTTGTCGCTGAAACCGAAGTTGATCCCCGTAAAGCGGCTGTCGCTGCGGCGATTGCCCGTGCTAAAGCCGAAAAAGCCGCTCAGGCTGAACCGGTTGCCGCTGATACCGAAGTTGACCCGCGTAAAGCGGCTGTCGCTGCCGCGATTGCCCGGGCGAAAGCCAAAAAAGCCGCTCAGGCTGAACCGGTGAATGAACCTGAACCGGTTGTCGCTGATACCGAAGTTGATCCGCGTAAAGCGGCTGTCGCTGCGGCGATTGCCCGTGCTAAAGCCAAAAAAGCGGCCCAGGCTGAACAGCCTGACGAACCGGCTGTAGCGGAAGATGCTCCTGTCATCCGTGAACCAGAAGTTGACCCGCGTAAAGCCGCTATCGCCGCTGCCATTGCCCGTGCGAAAGCCAAAAAAGCAGGCCAGCAAGGCAATGCATTAGCGACCCCGGCAACACATTCAGAATCACAACACCCCGCGACGCCTGTGTTGCAGAATACGACATCTGAGGAATAA
- the add gene encoding adenosine deaminase codes for MIDTTFPLTDLHRHLDGNIRAQTILDLGREFNIALPASDLSALLPHVQVMSTEPDLVSFLQKLDWGVKVLGSLDACRRVALENVADLAAAGIHYAELRFSPGYMAMTHQLPVAGVVEAVVEGVRQGCEKYDVQVNLIGIMSRTFGEAACQQELDALLAHRDHITAVDLAGDELGFPGSQFLNHFNKARDAGFRVTVHAGEAAGPESIWQAIRELGAERIGHGVKAIEDPALMDYMAEYGIGIESCLTSNIQTSTVPSLQVHPLKRFLQHGVMACLNTDDPAVQGIELPHEYLVAAPAAGLTADEIRQAQENGLYMAFLSQAEKQALRQKVSG; via the coding sequence ATGATAGATACCACTTTCCCCCTCACAGACCTCCACCGGCACCTCGACGGTAATATCCGTGCGCAGACCATTCTTGACCTGGGCAGAGAATTTAACATTGCCCTGCCGGCCAGTGATCTTTCTGCTCTGCTGCCTCACGTTCAGGTAATGAGTACTGAACCAGATCTGGTCAGTTTTCTGCAGAAACTGGACTGGGGCGTCAAGGTACTGGGATCGCTGGATGCCTGTCGCCGGGTCGCTCTGGAAAATGTGGCCGATCTTGCGGCAGCCGGCATTCATTATGCTGAGTTACGTTTTTCACCGGGATATATGGCAATGACCCACCAGCTACCCGTCGCCGGAGTAGTTGAAGCTGTGGTTGAAGGTGTCCGCCAGGGATGCGAGAAATACGATGTGCAAGTGAATCTGATAGGTATTATGAGCCGGACTTTTGGCGAAGCTGCCTGCCAGCAGGAACTGGATGCATTACTGGCCCATCGCGATCATATTACTGCTGTGGATCTGGCGGGCGACGAGCTCGGTTTTCCCGGCAGCCAGTTTCTGAACCATTTTAATAAAGCCCGTGATGCCGGTTTTCGTGTAACCGTCCATGCCGGTGAAGCTGCTGGTCCGGAAAGTATCTGGCAGGCGATTCGTGAACTGGGTGCTGAGCGCATTGGCCACGGCGTTAAAGCTATCGAAGACCCGGCTCTGATGGATTATATGGCTGAGTATGGCATTGGTATCGAATCCTGCCTTACCTCGAATATTCAGACCAGCACAGTGCCGTCACTGCAGGTCCATCCACTGAAGCGTTTCCTGCAACATGGCGTTATGGCTTGCCTGAACACTGATGATCCTGCGGTACAGGGCATTGAATTGCCACATGAATATCTGGTCGCCGCACCGGCAGCCGGCCTGACAGCAGATGAAATTCGTCAGGCCCAGGAAAACGGTTTGTATATGGCATTTCTGAGTCAGGCCGAAAAACAAGCCTTACGACAGAAAGTCAGCGGTTAA
- the rsxA gene encoding electron transport complex subunit RsxA, whose product MTDYLLLFVGTVLVNNFVLVKFLGLCPFMGVSKKLETAIGMGLATTFVITLASICAWLVNHLILVPLDLVYLRTMAYILVIAVTVQFTEMVVRKTSPSLYRLLGIFLPLITTNCAVLGVPLLSVNLKHTFLQAALYGFSASLGFSLVMVLFAGIRERLVLANVPAPFKGSSIALVTAGLMALAFMGFTGLVKF is encoded by the coding sequence ATGACTGACTATCTATTACTCTTTGTTGGCACCGTATTGGTAAATAACTTTGTGCTGGTAAAGTTTCTAGGCCTCTGCCCTTTCATGGGTGTTTCCAAAAAGCTGGAAACCGCTATCGGAATGGGTCTGGCGACAACATTTGTAATCACTCTGGCTTCGATCTGTGCGTGGCTGGTGAATCACCTTATTCTGGTTCCGCTGGATCTGGTCTACCTCAGAACCATGGCGTATATCCTGGTGATTGCCGTTACCGTTCAGTTTACCGAGATGGTGGTGCGCAAAACCAGTCCGTCTCTATACCGGTTGCTCGGTATCTTCCTGCCACTGATTACTACTAACTGTGCAGTGCTGGGTGTGCCATTACTCAGTGTTAACCTGAAACATACCTTTCTGCAGGCTGCTCTGTATGGTTTCAGTGCATCGCTCGGTTTTTCTCTGGTAATGGTGCTGTTTGCCGGAATCCGCGAACGTCTGGTGCTGGCGAATGTCCCGGCTCCATTTAAAGGTTCATCTATCGCACTGGTGACCGCTGGCCTGATGGCTCTGGCATTTATGGGCTTTACGGGGCTGGTGAAATTCTGA
- a CDS encoding electron transport complex subunit E, with amino-acid sequence MSEAKKLLIGGLWKNNSALVQLLGLCPLLAVTSTATNALGLGLATTLVLTITNSAISLSRRWMPTEIRIPIYVMIIASVVSCVQMLISAYAHSLYQSLGIFIPLIVTNCIVVGRAEAVASKSNVALSALDGFSIGMGATCAMVTLGSIREIIGNGTIFNGADQLLGPWAKVLRVQVFHFDSPMLLAMLPPGAFIGLGMLLALKYLIDQRTRQHAERKAAIAASAAKTVPQSASVASAPLPAGKVS; translated from the coding sequence ATGAGTGAAGCAAAAAAACTACTGATTGGCGGCTTGTGGAAAAACAACTCCGCACTGGTACAGTTACTGGGATTATGCCCGTTACTGGCCGTCACATCGACAGCGACCAATGCTCTGGGGCTGGGTCTGGCGACCACACTGGTACTCACTATTACTAACAGTGCCATTTCGCTGTCCCGCCGCTGGATGCCTACGGAAATTCGTATCCCGATTTATGTCATGATCATTGCCTCAGTGGTCAGTTGTGTTCAGATGCTGATCAGTGCCTATGCTCACAGCCTGTACCAGTCACTCGGAATCTTTATCCCGTTGATTGTGACGAACTGTATTGTGGTGGGTCGTGCAGAAGCCGTTGCTTCCAAATCTAATGTGGCACTTTCTGCGCTGGACGGATTTTCTATCGGAATGGGTGCGACCTGTGCCATGGTAACACTGGGATCTATCCGTGAGATTATTGGTAACGGCACCATCTTTAACGGAGCCGATCAGCTGCTTGGTCCCTGGGCTAAAGTGTTACGGGTTCAGGTGTTCCACTTTGATTCTCCGATGTTACTGGCAATGTTGCCGCCAGGCGCCTTTATCGGCCTCGGTATGCTGCTGGCATTAAAGTATCTTATTGATCAGCGCACCCGGCAGCATGCGGAACGTAAAGCCGCTATCGCAGCCAGTGCTGCCAAAACTGTCCCTCAGAGCGCCTCAGTTGCGTCTGCCCCGCTGCCGGCCGGGAAAGTGTCGTGA
- the rsxD gene encoding electron transport complex subunit RsxD: MAFRIASSPYTHNRRSTNRIMTLVLLAAIPGLAAQWYFFGYGNLIQVAIAALTAWVAEGLVLRLRRQPVLPVLADNSALLTALLLGVSLPPLAPWWLIVLGTAFAIIIAKQLYGGLGQNPFNPAMVGYVVLLISFPVQMTSWLPPETLQTVKPGLLDSLSMIFTAHTSGGLSMQALQIGVDGISQATPLDGFKTGLRAGHTAAQLLEQPIFHGIIAGQGWQWVNVGFLAGGLFMLATGTIRWQIPVSYLVALAFCACLGWWLSPGSLASPMMHLFSGGTMLGAFFIATDPISASTTDKGRLVYGALIGLLTWLIRSFGGYPDGVAFAVLLANICVPLIDYYTQPRVYGHRKD, from the coding sequence ATGGCTTTTCGTATTGCAAGTTCTCCTTATACCCATAACCGGCGCAGTACCAACCGGATTATGACCCTTGTGCTGCTGGCGGCAATTCCGGGTCTGGCAGCACAATGGTATTTCTTCGGTTACGGAAACCTGATTCAGGTGGCCATTGCCGCGCTGACTGCATGGGTGGCTGAAGGATTAGTATTGCGTCTGCGTCGCCAACCGGTACTACCGGTGTTAGCAGATAACTCAGCCTTACTGACAGCGCTGTTACTTGGCGTCAGCCTGCCACCTCTTGCCCCCTGGTGGTTGATCGTACTGGGCACAGCATTTGCCATTATTATTGCCAAACAACTGTATGGCGGACTGGGTCAGAATCCGTTTAACCCTGCAATGGTGGGTTATGTCGTGTTGCTGATTTCATTCCCTGTACAGATGACCAGCTGGCTGCCACCGGAAACTCTGCAAACCGTTAAACCTGGTCTGCTCGACAGCCTGAGCATGATCTTTACGGCTCACACCAGTGGTGGCTTGTCGATGCAGGCACTGCAAATCGGTGTAGATGGTATCAGCCAGGCAACCCCGCTGGATGGCTTTAAAACCGGTCTGCGTGCCGGTCACACCGCCGCCCAGTTACTGGAACAGCCAATTTTCCACGGCATTATCGCCGGGCAAGGTTGGCAATGGGTGAATGTCGGCTTCCTGGCGGGTGGCTTGTTTATGTTAGCTACCGGCACAATTCGCTGGCAGATACCAGTCAGTTATCTGGTTGCTCTGGCCTTCTGTGCCTGTCTTGGATGGTGGCTATCCCCGGGCAGCCTGGCGTCGCCGATGATGCACCTGTTTTCCGGCGGCACAATGCTTGGCGCGTTTTTCATTGCTACTGACCCTATTTCTGCCTCTACCACCGATAAAGGGCGGCTGGTTTATGGTGCACTGATAGGCCTGTTGACCTGGCTTATCCGCAGTTTTGGTGGTTATCCGGATGGTGTAGCATTTGCCGTATTACTGGCAAATATTTGTGTTCCGTTAATTGATTATTACACTCAGCCTCGGGTGTATGGCCATCGTAAGGATTAA
- a CDS encoding YdgA family protein — MKKANVALGVVIALGVVWTGASWFTGKQVESNIDQLIDQANQLIAKNYPGSHLQLSKQNYQRHIFSSELQLVLQGSSDATADSLLPPGKSVILNETIDHGPFPLSQLKQFNLLPAAASVHSELVNNDTLKGLFDLSDGQSPVTADTRLGYGKSTATRLNIRPLHYSDDTGKVAAEPSVIDIDADGDQNHITFNAVIGNLLLNFTNDQKLPVEMALNGLNFSGNTHLTSEGLRLGSQKLTLTSLDTKVNAQPAVSLKGATIDSNFDDKQGKTDGKLTYNVDDLQLKQQSIGSAALSVTLSNFDTRSVKQFYDNYNQVVKQNIAEVASGGQQSPQQMQQSVNAAVLQNLPLLLKGAPVVSVDSLTLKNSKGESSFSLKADFNDPSTVTAAPQSDGQVADSYMKDLNATLSINMPMAQQLVSVIGQTQGYSADDAQKSAEQQIKGLAAMGQMFRLTTVKDQNIVSEVHYAQGEVSVNGDKIPLDQFIQQYIPLLQGGEAQ, encoded by the coding sequence ATGAAAAAAGCCAATGTTGCCCTGGGTGTAGTTATTGCACTGGGTGTAGTCTGGACCGGCGCGTCATGGTTCACCGGTAAACAAGTGGAATCGAATATTGATCAACTGATTGATCAGGCGAACCAGCTCATTGCCAAAAATTACCCTGGTAGCCACCTGCAGCTAAGTAAACAAAATTACCAGCGCCATATCTTCAGTTCAGAGTTACAACTGGTGTTGCAGGGATCTTCTGATGCCACCGCGGACAGTCTGTTACCTCCGGGTAAATCAGTTATTCTGAATGAAACTATCGATCACGGTCCGTTCCCGCTGTCACAACTGAAGCAGTTTAACCTGCTGCCCGCAGCGGCCTCGGTACATTCCGAACTGGTGAATAACGATACCCTGAAAGGCCTGTTTGATCTTTCCGATGGTCAGTCACCGGTCACCGCCGACACCCGTCTGGGTTACGGTAAATCTACCGCTACCCGTCTGAACATCCGGCCTCTGCATTACTCGGATGATACCGGAAAAGTTGCTGCAGAGCCGTCAGTCATCGATATTGACGCTGATGGTGATCAGAACCACATTACGTTCAATGCGGTGATTGGTAATCTATTGCTGAATTTCACCAATGATCAAAAGCTTCCTGTCGAGATGGCACTTAACGGGCTGAATTTCTCTGGCAATACCCACCTGACCAGCGAAGGATTACGACTGGGTAGCCAGAAACTGACCCTGACATCACTGGATACCAAAGTTAATGCCCAGCCTGCAGTGTCCCTGAAAGGGGCAACTATCGACAGCAACTTTGATGACAAGCAAGGTAAAACTGATGGTAAACTGACCTATAACGTTGATGATTTACAGCTGAAACAGCAATCCATTGGCAGCGCTGCGCTGTCTGTCACGCTGAGCAATTTTGACACCCGGTCAGTGAAACAGTTTTATGACAATTACAACCAGGTGGTAAAACAGAATATTGCAGAAGTGGCGTCAGGTGGCCAGCAGAGCCCGCAACAAATGCAGCAGTCCGTCAATGCCGCTGTGTTGCAGAATCTGCCGCTGCTTCTGAAAGGTGCGCCTGTGGTCTCGGTCGATTCTCTGACACTGAAAAACAGCAAAGGCGAAAGCAGTTTTTCTCTGAAAGCTGATTTTAATGACCCGTCAACGGTGACTGCAGCTCCACAGTCTGATGGTCAGGTAGCTGACAGCTATATGAAAGATCTGAATGCTACCCTGTCAATCAATATGCCGATGGCTCAACAACTGGTATCAGTGATTGGTCAGACTCAGGGTTACAGTGCCGATGATGCGCAAAAATCTGCTGAGCAGCAGATTAAAGGCCTGGCGGCGATGGGGCAGATGTTCCGGCTGACGACGGTTAAAGACCAGAATATTGTCAGTGAAGTGCATTACGCTCAGGGTGAAGTGTCAGTCAACGGGGATAAAATCCCGCTCGACCAGTTCATCCAGCAATATATCCCGCTGCTGCAGGGTGGAGAGGCTCAGTAA